The following are encoded together in the Deltaproteobacteria bacterium genome:
- the rplV gene encoding 50S ribosomal protein L22, producing the protein METQAIAKHLRVSPRKVRLSADLVRGKRVEEALNILSFTPKTGAKVVSKVVRSALANARQNKSIDVDTLLIKTIFVNQGPTLKRFRPMPRGRAGKIRKRTCHITVVLSEP; encoded by the coding sequence ATGGAAACCCAAGCGATAGCCAAACATCTTCGTGTCTCGCCGCGCAAAGTACGGTTGAGCGCCGACCTCGTCCGGGGAAAGAGGGTGGAAGAAGCCCTGAATATCCTCTCTTTCACTCCCAAGACAGGTGCCAAAGTCGTTTCCAAAGTGGTGCGTTCCGCCCTGGCGAATGCCAGGCAGAATAAATCGATCGATGTGGATACGCTCTTGATCAAGACCATATTTGTCAACCAGGGGCCGACCCTGAAGCGCTTCCGCCCTATGCCTAGGGGGCGGGCCGGCAAGATTCGCAAACGCACTTGTCACATTACCGTAGTGTTGAGTGAGCCATAA
- a CDS encoding 50S ribosomal protein L23 has protein sequence MREAHQVIKRPLITEKSNRQKEEGNQIAFVVDPKATKIEIRQAVEKLFKVRVRRVHTMNLVGKRKRTGKFFGWKSDWKKAIVTLKEGDRIEFFEGV, from the coding sequence ATGAGAGAAGCCCATCAAGTTATTAAAAGGCCCTTGATCACGGAAAAAAGTAACCGTCAAAAAGAGGAAGGGAATCAAATTGCCTTCGTGGTCGACCCCAAAGCCACCAAGATCGAAATCCGCCAGGCGGTCGAAAAACTATTTAAGGTAAGAGTTCGGCGCGTACATACCATGAATTTGGTGGGAAAACGGAAACGCACGGGAAAGTTTTTCGGCTGGAAGTCTGATTGGAAAAAAGCCATCGTTACTCTGAAAGAAGGGGACCGTATCGAATTCTTTGAAGGGGTGTAA
- the rpsS gene encoding 30S ribosomal protein S19, with protein MGRSIRKGFYVDPKLRKKVEEAIRTNNRKVIKTWSRRSTITPEMVGQTFAVHNGKKFIPVFITENMVGHKLGEFSPTRIFFGHSGDRKTKLKTAPKPA; from the coding sequence GTGGGACGATCGATTCGCAAAGGATTCTATGTGGATCCTAAATTAAGGAAAAAGGTGGAAGAAGCCATCCGGACGAATAACCGAAAGGTCATCAAAACTTGGTCCAGGCGGTCCACCATTACTCCAGAAATGGTCGGGCAGACCTTTGCCGTCCATAATGGCAAGAAGTTTATCCCGGTATTTATTACGGAAAATATGGTCGGGCATAAGTTAGGAGAATTTTCGCCCACCCGTATCTTTTTCGGCCATTCGGGTGACCGCAAAACCAAGTTGAAGACGGCACCGAAACCAGCCTGA
- the rplB gene encoding 50S ribosomal protein L2, giving the protein MPIKSYKPTSPGRRFQTVSDFEEISRRRPEKRLLLPLKKSGGRNTYGRITSRYIGGGHKRRYRQIDFQREKIDIPARVATIEYDPNRSARIALLHYADGEKRYILSPHSLKVGETVMAGESADIKPGNALPLKNIPLGTLIHNVELKRGKGAQIIRSAGSSGQLMAKEGKYAHVKLPSGEVRLVHLGCYATVGQVGNLDHENISLGKAGRTRWLGRSPRVRGVAMNPVDHPLGGGEGKSSGGRHPVTPWGVPTRGYKTRQNKATDKFIIKRRK; this is encoded by the coding sequence ATGCCGATCAAAAGCTATAAGCCGACATCGCCGGGAAGAAGGTTCCAGACCGTATCAGATTTTGAAGAAATCTCCCGGCGGCGGCCAGAAAAAAGATTGCTTCTCCCGTTAAAGAAGAGTGGAGGAAGGAATACCTATGGGAGGATTACCAGCCGCTATATTGGCGGTGGGCACAAGCGTCGCTATCGGCAGATCGATTTCCAGCGGGAAAAGATTGATATTCCCGCGCGCGTGGCAACGATCGAATATGATCCGAATCGCTCGGCGCGCATTGCCCTGCTCCATTACGCCGATGGAGAAAAACGATACATTCTATCTCCTCATTCTTTAAAAGTTGGGGAGACGGTAATGGCTGGTGAAAGTGCCGACATCAAGCCGGGCAATGCTTTGCCGCTGAAGAATATTCCCTTGGGTACTTTAATCCATAATGTGGAACTCAAGCGGGGCAAAGGAGCCCAGATTATTCGCAGTGCGGGATCCTCCGGACAACTAATGGCCAAAGAAGGAAAGTATGCCCATGTCAAACTCCCCTCGGGGGAAGTCCGGCTGGTCCATTTGGGATGTTATGCTACTGTGGGACAAGTGGGCAATCTGGATCACGAAAATATTTCCCTGGGAAAGGCTGGCCGCACCAGGTGGCTGGGCCGGAGTCCTCGGGTCCGCGGGGTTGCCATGAACCCAGTAGATCATCCCCTGGGGGGTGGAGAAGGAAAAAGTTCTGGCGGGAGGCATCCGGTCACTCCTTGGGGAGTCCCTACGCGAGGGTATAAGACTCGGCAAAATAAGGCGACGGATAAATTTATCATCAAACGGAGGAAATAA
- the rplD gene encoding 50S ribosomal protein L4 has protein sequence MVRVDIIDIHRQKTSEIEVGDHLLNEPEKPHLVYDVVRMQLACRRSGTASTKERSLVRGGGRKPWKQKGTGRARAGSTRSPLWRGGGTIFGPHPRDYSFQLPKKVRRAALCSVLSGKFREEKLLVLERLDLEEAKTKRFMAALKTLGVKDALIVLDGRDQILEKSSRNVRGIQVIECEGLNVHDILRHEYLVFLRSSLEKVERKLRP, from the coding sequence ATGGTGAGAGTGGATATCATTGACATTCATCGTCAAAAAACTTCAGAGATAGAGGTGGGGGATCATCTTCTGAATGAACCGGAGAAACCCCATTTGGTATATGATGTGGTACGCATGCAACTGGCTTGCCGCCGGAGCGGGACGGCGTCCACCAAAGAACGTTCTTTGGTCCGTGGTGGAGGACGGAAACCATGGAAGCAAAAGGGTACCGGTAGGGCGCGGGCGGGTTCTACGCGATCCCCTCTGTGGCGGGGAGGGGGGACAATTTTTGGGCCGCACCCCCGAGACTATTCCTTCCAACTGCCTAAAAAAGTGCGCCGGGCTGCCCTTTGCTCCGTGCTCTCTGGTAAATTTCGAGAAGAGAAATTGCTCGTTCTGGAACGCCTTGACTTAGAGGAAGCTAAAACCAAAAGATTCATGGCTGCCCTGAAGACCTTGGGAGTCAAGGACGCGCTGATTGTCCTCGATGGTCGGGATCAAATATTGGAAAAATCTTCCCGTAATGTTCGGGGAATCCAGGTGATTGAGTGTGAGGGATTAAACGTACACGACATTCTCAGACACGAATACCTGGTTTTTTTGCGGTCCAGCTTGGAGAAGGTGGAAAGGAAATTGCGTCCATGA
- the rplC gene encoding 50S ribosomal protein L3: protein MLKGIIGKKLGMTQIFHEDGGVVPVTVIEAGPCPVVQVKTPLKEKYAALQLGFEERGKKRVKKPLQGHCAKAQVAAVHHLREFQVPEVSPYQVGQVITVEEFKVGDLVDVTGISKGKGFMGVVKRWGFRGGPATHGSMFHRAPGSIGASSYPSRVWPGQKMGGHTGNQRVTLQNLEVVDVRPRQNLLLIKGAVPGGSRGLLLIRKAKKKQPKVTG, encoded by the coding sequence ATGTTGAAGGGAATCATAGGAAAAAAATTAGGAATGACCCAGATCTTTCATGAAGACGGAGGGGTGGTTCCGGTAACGGTCATAGAGGCTGGGCCTTGTCCAGTCGTCCAGGTAAAAACGCCTTTGAAAGAAAAATACGCCGCCCTGCAATTGGGATTCGAGGAGCGGGGCAAGAAGCGAGTGAAAAAACCCCTTCAGGGGCATTGCGCCAAGGCGCAAGTTGCTGCTGTCCATCATCTGAGAGAGTTTCAGGTTCCCGAGGTGAGCCCCTACCAAGTTGGACAGGTGATCACTGTTGAAGAATTCAAGGTGGGCGACCTGGTGGATGTAACGGGGATATCCAAGGGAAAAGGTTTTATGGGAGTGGTGAAGCGCTGGGGATTTCGCGGAGGCCCGGCTACCCACGGTTCCATGTTTCACCGAGCTCCTGGATCCATTGGAGCGAGCTCTTACCCCTCCCGGGTCTGGCCAGGGCAGAAGATGGGAGGACATACCGGGAACCAAAGGGTTACCTTGCAAAACCTGGAGGTGGTGGATGTCCGGCCACGGCAAAATTTGCTTTTGATAAAAGGAGCAGTGCCGGGTGGCTCACGGGGCTTGCTGCTGATCCGTAAGGCCAAGAAAAAACAACCCAAGGTCACGGGTTGA
- the rpsC gene encoding 30S ribosomal protein S3, producing the protein MGQKVNPIGLRLGIVKTWDSRWYAEKMYSKFLQEDILLRRYIKGKLYHAGISKVEIERTGNRAKIAIRAARPGIIIGQKGAEIEKLQREIQKMVQREISINIQEVRRTEVDAQLVAENVALQLERRVAFRRAMKKSVTASMKFGAQGIKIACSGRLGGAEIARAEWYREGRVPLHTLRADIDYGFTEARTTYGAIGIKVWIYKGEVLPVTRGRKESM; encoded by the coding sequence TTGGGCCAGAAGGTAAATCCCATAGGGTTACGCCTGGGGATCGTGAAAACCTGGGATTCTCGATGGTACGCGGAGAAAATGTATTCCAAATTCCTTCAAGAGGATATTCTCCTTCGTCGGTACATTAAAGGAAAACTTTACCATGCGGGCATTTCCAAAGTAGAGATCGAACGCACCGGCAACCGCGCCAAGATCGCCATTCGCGCAGCCCGTCCGGGGATCATCATCGGACAAAAAGGGGCGGAGATTGAGAAGCTCCAGAGAGAAATCCAAAAAATGGTCCAGCGGGAAATTTCTATCAACATCCAGGAAGTTCGACGGACAGAAGTGGATGCTCAACTCGTTGCTGAAAATGTAGCATTACAACTCGAACGGCGGGTGGCTTTCCGGCGGGCAATGAAAAAAAGTGTCACGGCCTCGATGAAATTTGGGGCCCAAGGGATTAAAATCGCCTGTTCGGGGAGGCTGGGAGGGGCGGAGATTGCTCGGGCGGAGTGGTATCGCGAGGGCCGGGTCCCTCTCCATACCTTGCGGGCGGATATTGATTATGGGTTTACAGAAGCGCGAACGACCTATGGGGCGATCGGGATTAAGGTTTGGATTTATAAAGGAGAAGTGCTTCCGGTTACCCGTGGACGGAAAGAGTCGATGTAG
- the rplP gene encoding 50S ribosomal protein L16: protein MLAPKKVKYRKQQKGRRKGMASRGNHLNFGDYALQASECGWLTTRQIEAARVAMTRHIKRGGKIWIRIFPDKPITKKPAETRMGKGKGAPEDWVAVIKPGRILYEMEGVTRETALQAFRLAAHKLPLATKFVAREEASESA from the coding sequence ATGTTAGCACCTAAAAAAGTGAAATACCGCAAGCAACAGAAAGGGCGGAGAAAAGGGATGGCTTCCCGGGGGAATCACTTAAACTTTGGCGATTACGCTCTGCAGGCCAGTGAATGCGGTTGGCTGACCACCCGGCAGATCGAAGCCGCCCGAGTGGCCATGACTCGTCATATCAAACGAGGCGGCAAAATATGGATTCGTATTTTTCCTGATAAACCTATTACCAAAAAACCGGCGGAAACCCGGATGGGGAAGGGAAAAGGGGCACCGGAAGATTGGGTTGCGGTAATCAAGCCAGGAAGGATCTTGTATGAAATGGAAGGGGTAACCCGCGAAACGGCTCTCCAGGCGTTTCGTCTGGCGGCTCATAAATTGCCTCTG